One stretch of Kogia breviceps isolate mKogBre1 unplaced genomic scaffold, mKogBre1 haplotype 1 scaffold_394, whole genome shotgun sequence DNA includes these proteins:
- the LOC131749744 gene encoding solute carrier family 25 member 53, which translates to MGEQNHSPGKELQHWTRTESPGKRSWHSQAYTLGAVSNFMSTFLTFPIYKVVFRQQIHAVAVSEAVRQLWHEGPQYFYRGIYPPLLSKTLQGTLLFGTYDSLLYCLSPVGPHSLGHRWAAGLMSGVVEAVALSPFERVQNVLQDGRKQARFPSTFSILKEFHSYGLWGRLSLGYYRGFWPVLLRNSLGSALYFSFKDPIQDSLAEQGLPHWVPALVSGSVNGTITCLVLYPLIVLVANMQSHIGWQSMPSLWASAQDVWDTRGRKVFLIYRGGSLVILRSSVTWGITTAIHDFLQRRYRSRKELKD; encoded by the coding sequence ATGGGGGAACAGAACCACTCTCCTGGGAAGGAGCTTCAGCACTGGACACGAACAGAGTCTCCAGGAAAGAGAAGCTGGCACTCCCAGGCCTACACCCTTGGGGCCGTTTCCAACTTTATGTCTACTTTTCTGACCTTTCCTATCTATAAGGTTGTGTTCCGGCAACAGATCCATGCTGTGGCGGTGTCAGAGGCTGTGCGGCAGCTTTGGCATGAAGGCCCTCAATACTTCTACCGGGGAATCTACCCGCCTCTTCTCTCCAAGACGTTGCAAGGGACTCTGCTGTTTGGGACTTATGATAGCCTGCTGTATTGTCTCTCCCCTGTTGGGCCACACTCCCTGGGACACCGCTGGGCTGCAGGGCTCATGTCTGGTGTAGTAGAGGCTGTGGCACTCAGCCCCTTTGAAAGGGTGCAGAATGTGCTCCAGGATGGTCGCAAGCAAGCTCGCTTTCCCAGCACCTTCAGCATTCTCAAGGAATTCCACTCTTATGGGCTTTGGGGGCGGCTGTCACTGGGTTACTATCGCGGTTTCTGGCCTGTCCTTCTCAGGAACAGCCTGGGGAGTGCTCTGTATTTCTCCTTCAAGGATCCCATTCAGGATAGCTTGGCAGAGCAAGGCCTGCCCCATTGGGTTCCTGCCTTGGTGTCTGGGAGTGTCAATGGAACAATCACCTGCCTAGTTCTGTATCCTCTGATTGTGCTAGTTGCCAATATGCAGTCCCATATTGGCTGGCAGAGCATGCCAAGCCTGTGGGCCTCTGCCCAGGACGTGTGGGACACTCGGGGCCGAAAGGTGTTCCTGATCTACCGTGGAGGTTCCCTGGTCATCCTAAGGTCCAGCGTGACATGGGGCATCACTACTGCTATCCATGACTTCCTCCAGAGGAGGTATCGTTCCAGGAAAGAGCTGAAAGACTGA